A genomic window from Spiroplasma endosymbiont of Labia minor includes:
- a CDS encoding Xaa-Pro peptidase family protein, with the protein MSRKEQMQEILSNNNIDAMLLYSTENRYWYSRFPSSLGYLLITKEKTYLFLDGRYITAARTLVDLQNVDELIEFGSGDKSLWKQFNEKLQKHNVKSLGYESDWLVVNHVEQLKKQIMANLIAINLETIRMIKDDWEIANIKKACDITNEVFKEVLLWIKPGIDEKELARFVSDSFLKHGAQKLSFDTIVASGENGAKPHAVPTDKKIVAGELITLDMGCFYKGYASDQTRTFAILNVNNQKLLEIYDIVYQAQQKGIDAIKPGIAGKEIHQICVDYIAKQGYGEYFTHGTGHGLGLQIHEEPYNNSVDTKLLQTGMVVTVEPGIYIPGIGGVRIEDDILVTKTGHEFLTTAIRTLQIVK; encoded by the coding sequence ATGTCTAGAAAAGAACAAATGCAAGAAATTTTGTCAAATAATAACATCGATGCTATGTTATTGTATTCAACAGAAAATAGATATTGATATTCACGTTTTCCATCTAGTTTAGGTTATTTATTAATAACTAAAGAAAAAACTTATTTGTTTTTGGATGGTAGGTATATAACAGCTGCCAGAACATTGGTTGATTTGCAAAATGTGGATGAATTAATTGAATTTGGCAGTGGAGATAAATCATTATGAAAACAATTCAATGAAAAATTGCAAAAACATAATGTCAAATCATTAGGTTATGAATCAGATTGACTAGTTGTTAATCATGTTGAACAATTAAAAAAACAAATTATGGCTAATTTAATTGCTATTAATTTAGAGACAATTAGAATGATTAAAGATGATTGAGAAATTGCAAATATTAAAAAAGCTTGTGATATTACAAATGAAGTGTTTAAAGAGGTTTTATTATGAATAAAGCCTGGTATTGATGAAAAAGAATTGGCGAGATTTGTTTCAGATTCTTTTTTAAAACATGGAGCGCAGAAATTATCGTTTGATACAATTGTAGCATCAGGTGAAAATGGAGCAAAACCACATGCAGTGCCAACAGATAAAAAAATAGTTGCTGGTGAATTAATTACTTTAGATATGGGTTGTTTTTATAAAGGATATGCATCTGATCAAACAAGAACCTTTGCCATTTTAAACGTTAACAATCAAAAATTGCTGGAAATTTACGACATAGTTTATCAAGCTCAACAAAAAGGTATAGATGCAATTAAACCGGGAATTGCTGGAAAAGAAATACATCAAATTTGCGTTGATTATATTGCAAAACAAGGTTATGGTGAATATTTCACACATGGTACAGGCCACGGTTTAGGTTTACAAATTCATGAAGAACCATACAATAATAGTGTTGATACTAAGTTGTTGCAAACTGGTATGGTTGTTACTGTAGAACCTGGTATATATATTCCTGGTATTGGCGGAGTTAGAATTGAAGATGATATTTTGGTTACAAAAACAGGCCATGAATTCTTAACAACAGCTATAAGAACTTTGCAAATTGTTAAATAA